From a region of the Flavobacterium branchiarum genome:
- a CDS encoding J domain-containing protein translates to MDYIDYYKTLGITKSATEAEIKKAYRKLARKYHPDLNPNDKEAEQKFKEINEANEVLSNPENRKKYDKYGKDWKHADEFEKAGYDPNQQQYSRQQQANQDFSGFSEGDFSESDFSDFFNSMYGSRRSGRSQVKYRGADFNAELQLDLTSAYKTHKQSLVVNGKNIRITIPAGVENGQIIKIPGHGGPGANGGPNGDLYITFVIENNSEFKREGNNLYADVDLDLYTAVLGGEVLVNTLDGKVKIKVPPETQPGTKVKLKGKGFPVYKKENQFGDLYITYTIKIPTKLSEKEKELFNELSKLRNHE, encoded by the coding sequence ATGGATTATATCGACTACTATAAAACATTAGGTATTACAAAATCGGCTACTGAAGCCGAAATCAAAAAAGCATATCGAAAATTAGCCCGTAAATATCATCCTGATTTAAATCCGAATGATAAAGAGGCTGAGCAAAAATTCAAAGAAATAAACGAAGCTAACGAAGTCTTAAGCAATCCCGAAAATCGAAAAAAATACGATAAATACGGTAAAGACTGGAAGCATGCTGATGAGTTTGAAAAAGCAGGATACGATCCTAACCAACAACAATACTCAAGACAACAACAAGCAAATCAAGATTTCTCAGGTTTTTCTGAAGGTGATTTCTCTGAAAGTGATTTTTCAGACTTCTTCAATTCTATGTATGGATCCAGAAGAAGCGGCAGAAGTCAAGTTAAATATAGAGGGGCTGATTTTAATGCCGAACTGCAATTAGACCTTACTTCGGCCTACAAAACACACAAGCAAAGTTTAGTTGTAAATGGCAAAAATATCCGAATTACAATTCCTGCTGGTGTAGAAAATGGACAGATTATAAAAATCCCTGGACATGGAGGTCCTGGCGCTAACGGAGGCCCTAATGGTGATTTATATATCACGTTTGTGATTGAAAACAATTCTGAATTTAAAAGAGAAGGAAACAATCTATATGCCGATGTTGATCTTGATTTATATACCGCAGTATTAGGTGGAGAAGTTTTGGTAAATACTCTTGATGGAAAAGTAAAAATAAAAGTCCCACCAGAAACACAACCCGGAACCAAAGTTAAATTAAAAGGAAAAGGGTTTCCTGTATATAAAAAAGAAAATCAATTTGGAGATTTATATATCACCTACACCATAAAGATTCCAACAAAACTATCTGAAAAAGAAAAAGAATTATTCAACGAATTGTCAAAATTAAGAAATCATGAATAA
- a CDS encoding chaperone modulator CbpM, with protein sequence MNNKNLIQIKQFCLYNEIEDTFITQLNNYGLIEIIVLEEEQYLQPEQLPSIEKMIRLHYDLKINLEGIDAIAHLLNKIEILQKNLIATQNKLRLFEQYQVE encoded by the coding sequence ATGAATAACAAAAACTTAATACAAATAAAACAATTTTGTCTCTATAACGAAATTGAAGATACCTTTATAACACAACTGAATAATTATGGCCTCATAGAAATTATTGTTTTGGAAGAGGAACAATATTTACAGCCTGAACAATTGCCTTCAATAGAAAAAATGATTCGACTGCATTATGACCTGAAAATTAATTTAGAAGGAATTGATGCTATTGCCCATTTATTAAACAAAATCGAAATCCTTCAAAAAAACCTCATTGCAACACAAAATAAACTTCGGCTTTTTGAACAATATCAAGTTGAATAA